One window of the Anopheles cruzii chromosome 2, idAnoCruzAS_RS32_06, whole genome shotgun sequence genome contains the following:
- the LOC128278072 gene encoding vanin-like protein 1 yields the protein MNHSVWCLFCISLFLLSPPTEQVSTASDPHYWAGVVEFSSQPIEGESDIAATERRLAKYLEIIASPDAVPADVLAFPENTLDTRSTASFVPHPADRIIPCNNLRYEKTVRDVSCEAQRTKKYVLINLTEKARCPEGGDTRPCGPDGHYHFNTNVAFDRDGMVVSRYRKFHLFGEAGMNTTVFPEIASFETDFGVTFGHFICFDMMFNQPALDLVALRVTDFIFPTMWFSELPFLTASQIQQGWALSNNVNLLAAGASWPAVGSTGTGIYSGKRGTITTVMNHEADTKLYIAQVPKIQFPETPVSKLPQHSGTPSQMAKLRLKRDHIDGYKTSDLPMVSNAAYEKSVCYDSTSFCCSFTINYTVKEMLPSQNHYRYKLVAYDAERTFDGFADGEITTCAILACSSDNYADCSQRFGEGQSYEDSVTFNAISISAKFANNYETFVLPTSVDTSIMPLDVTETEYTVVPSATDNEPHNMITYKLIRPRSDLLSFAIWSRKFDYRASGAPLPGVVPSLVLLAALWGVMRNVCRF from the exons ACAtcgcggccaccgagcggcggcTGGCGAAATACTTGGAAATTATTGCCTCACCCGATGCTGTCCCTGCCGATGTGCTTGCGTTCCCGGAGAACACTCTGGATACCCGATCGACGGCCTCTTTCGTGCCTCATCCGGCCGATCGCATCATACCGTGTAACAATCTTCGGTACGAAAAGACCGTCCGGGACGTGTCGTGCGAAGCGCAAAGAACCAAGAAGTACGTGCTGATCAATCTGACCGAGAAAGCGCGCTGTCCGGAAGGCGGCGACACGCGGCCCTGCGGTCCTGATGGGCATTACCACTTCAACACCAACGTGGCGTTCGATCGCGACGGCATGGTGGTGTCCCGGTACCGAAAGTTTCACCTTTTCGGTGAAGCCGGCATGAACACGACCGTTTTCCCGGAGATCGCCAGCTTCGAGACGGACTTTGGTGTAACGTTCGGGCACTTTATCTGTTTCGATATGATGTTTAATCAACCCGCGCTGGACCTGGTCGCGCTCAGGGTGACGGATTTCATCTTCCCAACGATGTGGTTCTCCGAGCTACCGTTTCTGACGGCCTCACAGATTCAGCAGGGTTGGGCACTGTCGAACAATGTGAACCTTCTGGCGGCCGGtgccagctggccggctgtCGGAAGTACCGGAACCGGGATTTACTCCGGCAAACGCGGGACCATCACCACCGTTATGAACCACGAAGCAGATAC GAAACTCTACATCGCGCAGGTGCCGAAGATACAGTTCCCGGAAACACCAGTCAGCAAGCTGCCACAGCATTCCGGTACTCCGTCGCAGATGGCCAAGTTGCGATTGAAGCGCGACCACATCGATGGCTACAAAACGAGCGACCTACCGATGGTGTCGAACGCGGCTTATGAGAAGAGTGTGTGCTACGATAGCACCTCCTTTTGCTGTAGCTTCACGATCAATTACACCGTCAAGGAAATGCTCCCGTCACAG AATCATTACCGCTACAAACTGGTGGCCTACGATGCCGAGCGTACGTTCGATGGGTTCGCCGACGGTGAAATTACCACCTGTGCCATTCTTGCCTGCTCCTCGGACAACTATGCCGACTGCTCGCAAAGATTTGGCGAGGGCCAGTCGTACGAGGACAGCGTCACTTTTAACGCAATCAGCATCAGCGCGAAATTCGCCAACAACTACGAAACCTTTGTGTTGCCTACGTCGGTCGATACTAGCATTATGCCTTTGGACGTAACCGAAACGGAGTACACCGTAGTTCCCAGTGCCACCGACAA TGAACCACACAACATGATCACCTATAAGTTGATCCGTCCCCGGTCCGATCTCTTATCGTTCGCTATTTGGTCGCGCAAGTTCGATTACAGAGCTTCCGGGGCCCCACTGCCCGGCGTGGTGCCGTCGTTAGTATTGCTCGCTGCACTGTGGGGTGTGATGAGGAACGTTTGCCGATTCTAA
- the LOC128276861 gene encoding adult enhancer factor 1-like isoform X3 has translation MNFFIPNEVKREGLYLQHQLGPPLTHMGQQHTHMPQQAQHQLLNFPHPGMIVNLKKEQFDSYEKLPDGQSPHNQQHVLQLQQQAQMVGLQQHLSAQMQSQLVAHQQQQQQQHTQQQQQQQQQQQQQQQQQQQQSASQQQQQTPQQQPQQQPPQTQSSAGAAPTTAASTNTTTPTTTGTGTGKKKKKGKANRNIVIPQLPEGFIIKVKEEYTENYVRTVTKIPEEQFIRTVKSPGKKERKYHDYNAVSEHQCDVCGKYFKDKYKLNYHVRIHVPELSHRCDVCGKVFAHQSTLHNHKRIHTGERAFKCLTCGKAFVQSSALSNHTKIHTGERPHECLICGISFIQKINLIYHIRIHNGERPYRCNICQKSFIQQSHIKNHMKVHKKDNPLDCSMCGKNYSDLNELTEHYATHHTAELTYRCPACGKSFAQANHLKIHKKNFCNSKSN, from the exons ATGAATTT TTTTATTCCGAATGAGGTGAAACGGGAAGGGCTGTATCTGCAGCACCAGCTTGGGCCGCCGCTCACTCATATGGGCCAGCAGCATACTCATATGCCGCAACAGGCCCAACATCAGCTGCTGAACTTTCCGCATCCGGGCATGATTGTGAATCTGAAGAAGGAACAGTTCGATTCCTACGAAAAGCTGCCCGATGGCCAATCGCCGCACAACCAGCAGCACGTTCTGCAGCTTCAGCAACAAGCGCAGATGGTGGGACTGCAACAGCACCTTTCGGCTCAAATGCAATCCCAGTTGGtggcccaccagcagcaacaacagcaacagcacacacagcaacaacaacagcagcagcagcagcaacagcaacagcaacagcaacagcaacagcagtcagcttcccagcagcagcagcaaacgccacagcagcaaccacaacagcaaccaccTCAGACGCAGTCGTCAGCGGGTgcggcaccgacgacggccgccagcACCAACACGACgacacccaccaccaccggcaccgggacgggcaagaagaaaaagaaaggcaaaGCGAACCGGAACATCGTCATCCCGCAGCTGCCGGAAGGCTTCATCATCAAGGTGAAGGAGGAGTACACGGAGAACTACGTGCGCACCGTGACGAAAATCCCCGAA GAACAGTTCATCCGGACGGTGAAATCTCCCGGCAAAAAGGAGCGCAAGTACCACGACTACAACGCGGTCAGCGAGCACCAGTGCGACGTGTGCGGGAAGTACTTCAAGGACAAGTACAAGCTGAACTACCACGTGCGCATCCACGTGCCGGAACTGTCGCACCGGTGCGACGTGTGCGGCAAAGTGTTTGCCCACCAGTCGACGTTGCACAATCACAAGCGCATCCACACCG GTGAGCGCGCGTTCAAGTGTTTGACCTGCGGCAAGGCGTTCGTGCAGTCGTCGGCCCTGTCGAACCACACCAAGATCCACACCGGCGAGCGACCGCACGAGTGCCTGATCTGCGGCATCAGCTTCATCCAGAAGATCAACCTCATCTACCACATCCGCATCCACAATGGCGAGCGGCCGTACCGGTGCAACATCTGCCAGAAGTCCTTCATCCAGCAGAGCCACATAAAGAACCACATGAAGGTGCACAAAAAGGACAATCCGCTCGATTGCTCGATGTGTGGCAAGAACTACAGCGATCTCAACGAGCTGACCGAGCACTACGCGACGCACCACACGGCCGAGCTGACCTACCGGTGCCCGGCGTGCGGCAAATCCTTCGCCCAGGCCAACCATCTGAAGATTCACAAgaaaaacttttgcaacaGCAAATCAAACTAA
- the LOC128276861 gene encoding zinc finger protein 397-like isoform X1: MNFFIPNEVKREGLYLQHQLGPPLTHMGQQHTHMPQQAQHQLLNFPHPGMIVNLKKEQFDSYEKLPDGQSPHNQQHVLQLQQQAQMVGLQQHLSAQMQSQLVAHQQQQQQQHTQQQQQQQQQQQQQQQQQQQQSASQQQQQTPQQQPQQQPPQTQSSAGAAPTTAASTNTTTPTTTGTGTGKKKKKGKANRNIVIPQLPEGFIIKVKEEYTENYVRTVTKIPEVWWNQEQFIRTVKSPGKKERKYHDYNAVSEHQCDVCGKYFKDKYKLNYHVRIHVPELSHRCDVCGKVFAHQSTLHNHKRIHTGERAFKCLTCGKAFVQSSALSNHTKIHTGERPHECLICGISFIQKINLIYHIRIHNGERPYRCNICQKSFIQQSHIKNHMKVHKKDNPLDCSMCGKNYSDLNELTEHYATHHTAELTYRCPACGKSFAQANHLKIHKKNFCNSKSN; the protein is encoded by the exons ATGAATTT TTTTATTCCGAATGAGGTGAAACGGGAAGGGCTGTATCTGCAGCACCAGCTTGGGCCGCCGCTCACTCATATGGGCCAGCAGCATACTCATATGCCGCAACAGGCCCAACATCAGCTGCTGAACTTTCCGCATCCGGGCATGATTGTGAATCTGAAGAAGGAACAGTTCGATTCCTACGAAAAGCTGCCCGATGGCCAATCGCCGCACAACCAGCAGCACGTTCTGCAGCTTCAGCAACAAGCGCAGATGGTGGGACTGCAACAGCACCTTTCGGCTCAAATGCAATCCCAGTTGGtggcccaccagcagcaacaacagcaacagcacacacagcaacaacaacagcagcagcagcagcaacagcaacagcaacagcaacagcaacagcagtcagcttcccagcagcagcagcaaacgccacagcagcaaccacaacagcaaccaccTCAGACGCAGTCGTCAGCGGGTgcggcaccgacgacggccgccagcACCAACACGACgacacccaccaccaccggcaccgggacgggcaagaagaaaaagaaaggcaaaGCGAACCGGAACATCGTCATCCCGCAGCTGCCGGAAGGCTTCATCATCAAGGTGAAGGAGGAGTACACGGAGAACTACGTGCGCACCGTGACGAAAATCCCCGAAGTATGGTGGAACCAG GAACAGTTCATCCGGACGGTGAAATCTCCCGGCAAAAAGGAGCGCAAGTACCACGACTACAACGCGGTCAGCGAGCACCAGTGCGACGTGTGCGGGAAGTACTTCAAGGACAAGTACAAGCTGAACTACCACGTGCGCATCCACGTGCCGGAACTGTCGCACCGGTGCGACGTGTGCGGCAAAGTGTTTGCCCACCAGTCGACGTTGCACAATCACAAGCGCATCCACACCG GTGAGCGCGCGTTCAAGTGTTTGACCTGCGGCAAGGCGTTCGTGCAGTCGTCGGCCCTGTCGAACCACACCAAGATCCACACCGGCGAGCGACCGCACGAGTGCCTGATCTGCGGCATCAGCTTCATCCAGAAGATCAACCTCATCTACCACATCCGCATCCACAATGGCGAGCGGCCGTACCGGTGCAACATCTGCCAGAAGTCCTTCATCCAGCAGAGCCACATAAAGAACCACATGAAGGTGCACAAAAAGGACAATCCGCTCGATTGCTCGATGTGTGGCAAGAACTACAGCGATCTCAACGAGCTGACCGAGCACTACGCGACGCACCACACGGCCGAGCTGACCTACCGGTGCCCGGCGTGCGGCAAATCCTTCGCCCAGGCCAACCATCTGAAGATTCACAAgaaaaacttttgcaacaGCAAATCAAACTAA
- the LOC128276861 gene encoding adult enhancer factor 1-like isoform X2: MNFFIPNEVKREGLYLQHQLGPPLTHMGQQHTHMPQQAQHQLLNFPHPGMIVNLKKEQFDSYEKLPDGQSPHNQQHVLQLQQQAQMVGLQQHLSAQMQSQLVAHQQQQQQQHTQQQQQQQQQQQQQQQQQQQQSASQQQQQTPQQQPQQQPPQTQSSAGAAPTTAASTNTTTPTTTGTGTGKKKKKGKANRNIVIPQLPEGFIIKVKEEYTENYVRTVTKIPEVWWNQFIRTVKSPGKKERKYHDYNAVSEHQCDVCGKYFKDKYKLNYHVRIHVPELSHRCDVCGKVFAHQSTLHNHKRIHTGERAFKCLTCGKAFVQSSALSNHTKIHTGERPHECLICGISFIQKINLIYHIRIHNGERPYRCNICQKSFIQQSHIKNHMKVHKKDNPLDCSMCGKNYSDLNELTEHYATHHTAELTYRCPACGKSFAQANHLKIHKKNFCNSKSN; this comes from the exons ATGAATTT TTTTATTCCGAATGAGGTGAAACGGGAAGGGCTGTATCTGCAGCACCAGCTTGGGCCGCCGCTCACTCATATGGGCCAGCAGCATACTCATATGCCGCAACAGGCCCAACATCAGCTGCTGAACTTTCCGCATCCGGGCATGATTGTGAATCTGAAGAAGGAACAGTTCGATTCCTACGAAAAGCTGCCCGATGGCCAATCGCCGCACAACCAGCAGCACGTTCTGCAGCTTCAGCAACAAGCGCAGATGGTGGGACTGCAACAGCACCTTTCGGCTCAAATGCAATCCCAGTTGGtggcccaccagcagcaacaacagcaacagcacacacagcaacaacaacagcagcagcagcagcaacagcaacagcaacagcaacagcaacagcagtcagcttcccagcagcagcagcaaacgccacagcagcaaccacaacagcaaccaccTCAGACGCAGTCGTCAGCGGGTgcggcaccgacgacggccgccagcACCAACACGACgacacccaccaccaccggcaccgggacgggcaagaagaaaaagaaaggcaaaGCGAACCGGAACATCGTCATCCCGCAGCTGCCGGAAGGCTTCATCATCAAGGTGAAGGAGGAGTACACGGAGAACTACGTGCGCACCGTGACGAAAATCCCCGAAGTATGGTGGAACCAG TTCATCCGGACGGTGAAATCTCCCGGCAAAAAGGAGCGCAAGTACCACGACTACAACGCGGTCAGCGAGCACCAGTGCGACGTGTGCGGGAAGTACTTCAAGGACAAGTACAAGCTGAACTACCACGTGCGCATCCACGTGCCGGAACTGTCGCACCGGTGCGACGTGTGCGGCAAAGTGTTTGCCCACCAGTCGACGTTGCACAATCACAAGCGCATCCACACCG GTGAGCGCGCGTTCAAGTGTTTGACCTGCGGCAAGGCGTTCGTGCAGTCGTCGGCCCTGTCGAACCACACCAAGATCCACACCGGCGAGCGACCGCACGAGTGCCTGATCTGCGGCATCAGCTTCATCCAGAAGATCAACCTCATCTACCACATCCGCATCCACAATGGCGAGCGGCCGTACCGGTGCAACATCTGCCAGAAGTCCTTCATCCAGCAGAGCCACATAAAGAACCACATGAAGGTGCACAAAAAGGACAATCCGCTCGATTGCTCGATGTGTGGCAAGAACTACAGCGATCTCAACGAGCTGACCGAGCACTACGCGACGCACCACACGGCCGAGCTGACCTACCGGTGCCCGGCGTGCGGCAAATCCTTCGCCCAGGCCAACCATCTGAAGATTCACAAgaaaaacttttgcaacaGCAAATCAAACTAA
- the LOC128277309 gene encoding transmembrane protease serine 9-like yields MSLIGVIAVLCLLATSSGQRIEDPDAIECPGGYCTQKNLCPNASTTLSDDTANAQDTGLITLRLQDTDECLDYMLMCCTTLNAPLGPISNEDDEEIEVPASSYAQCGQSNEQGLVYNFHHNDTLAQYGEFPWMVAVRQIENKDTKFLCGGTLTHPRIVITTAHNVDGKTNLIARLGEWDVSTTKEPFPYKDVAVERIITHPAYRYKPISNDIALLVLEDSVVYEQHIRPVCLPAPQDRFTGIRCFSTGWGEVGGIYANIMKKIELPVLSRDKCLRSLRAAGLGQNFSLSKDFLCAGGEANVDMCKGDGGSPLVCPTDGGSFVLAGIVSWGIGCGGHNIPGVYVAVSNYVEWIEETIENISMCVFVVLWLAVRILGEVADKTPCPGGFCQPRHVCPQGGPGQSVDPQDAGLIILRLLEDEEDDICLDLMMTCCLTPNDTIPNPSSYGTITIKVENNDIFPNDTCGESNPGGLKYRLESDAPDKAYAQYGEFPWTVILIEDTFYNGQSRYEPIGGASLIHPRFVVTVAHVLQSPLPNRVFARFGEWDFASEGEYWPVEDIDINKNVFIHPNYIARGFKNDIALAKLEQPLVYKTHIRPICLPTTPAMKDQFDGQRCTSNGWGLEMKTKTYASVMKRVDLPILPREKCETMLRASRLGPFFKLHSSVICAGGERDLDMCTGDGGSPLACRTSAGKYELAGIVSWGLSCGDQNVPAGYVDVAQFVGWIHETIAENDVA; encoded by the exons ATGAGTTTGATTGGAGTTATCGCTGTTTTGTGCCTTTTGGCAACCAGTAGCGGTCAAAGAATAGAGGATCCGGAC GCGATCGAGTGCCCCGGTGGATACTGTACTCAGAAAAACCTGTGCCCAAACGCGAGCACCACTTTGTCGGACGATACAGCAAACGCGCAGGACACCGGTTTGATTACGTTGCGCCTCCAGGACACGGATGAATGCTTGGATTACATGTTGATGTGTTGTACAACTTTAAATGCACCTTTGGGTCCCATCAGCAATGAGGATGATGAG GAAATCGAAGTACCGGCTTCATCCTATGCTCAGTGCGGTCAATCGAATGAGCAAGGACTAGTGTACAATTTTCATCACAACGATACTCTGGCACAGTACGGCGAGTTTCCTTGGATGGTGGCCGTCCGACAAATCGAAAACAAGGACACCAAATTTTTGTGCGGTGGAACGTTAACGCATCCGCGAATCGTGATAACGACGGCACACAATGTCGATGGTAAAACGAACTTGATTGCTCGTTTGGGCGAGTGGGATGTTAGCACGACCAAGGAACCTTTCCCGTACAAG GATGTGGCCGTTGAACGAATAATAACTCATCCGGCTTACCGTTACAAACCGATATCGAACGATATTGCATTACTCGTGCTTGAAGATAGTGTCGTTTACGAGCAGCACATCCGACCAGTCTGTCTACCGGCCCCACAGGATCGATTCACCGGCATACGCTGTTTCTCGACCGGATGGGGTGAAGTTGGTGGGATTTACGCGAACATTATGAAGAAAATTGAGCTACCGGTCCTATCGCGGGACAAGTGCTTGAGATCGCTGCGTGCTGCAGGGCTGGGGCAAAATTTCTCCCTCTCAAAAGACTTTCTGTGCGCTGGTGGCGAAGCAAACGTAGACATGTGCAAAGGTGACGGAGGATCGCCATTGGTTTGCCCAACAGACGGTGGATCGTTCGTGCTGGCCGGAATCGTTTCATGGGGTATCGGAtgcggtggccacaacattcCAGGCGTTTACGTTGCGGTTAGCAACTACGTAGAATGGATTGAGGAGACTATTGAAAACATTAGCATG TGTGTGTTCGTGGTGCTGTGGCTGGCCGTAAGAATATTGGGTGAAGTCGCGGACAAAACGCCATGCCCTGGGGGCTTCTGCCAACCTAGACACGTTTGTCCGCAAGGAGGGCCAGGTCAGAGCGTGGATCCTCAAGACGCGGGTCTTATCATTTTACGATTGTTAGAGGACGAGGAAGACGATATTTGTTTAGATCTCATGATGACCTGTTGCTTGACGCCCAACGATACGATACCCAATCCTTCAAGCTATGGCACTATAACTATAAAG GTTGAAAATAATGATATTTTTCCAAACGACACGTGCGGTGAAAGCAACCCAGGTGGTTTGAAATACAGACTAGAGTCCGACGCGCCAGACAAGGCCTATGCCCAATACGGCGAATTTCCCTGGACGGTGATTTTGATCGAGGACACGTTCTACAACGGCCAGTCAAGGTACGAACCGATTGGCGGAGCATCCTTAATTCATCCGCGGTTCGTCGTAACGGTGGCGCATGTTTTGCAAAGCCCACTGCCCAACAGAGTGTTTGCCCGGTTCGGCGAATGGGACTTTGCCAGTGAGGGAGAATATTGGCCAGTGGAG GATATCGACATTAATAAAAACGTTTTCATTCATCCGAATTACATTGCAAGAGGTTTTAAAAATGATATTGCCCTGGCCAAACTGGAGCAGCCGTTAGTCTACAAAACGCACATCCGGCCCATCTGTCTGCCAACAACTCCGGCCATGAAGGATCAGTTCGACGGTCAGCGATGCACCTCGAACGGGTGGGGTTTAGAAATGAAGACCAAAACGTACGCTTCTGTGATGAAACGAGTTGATCTGCCCATTCTGCCGCGGGAAAAGTGTGAGACAATGTTACGAGCCTCCAGACTGGGACCATTCTTTAAACTGCACTCCAGCGTTATCTGTGCCGGTGGTGAGCGGGATCTGGACATGTGCACCGGCGATGGTGGCTCCCCGTTAGCGTGTCGGACGTCCGCTGGAAAGTACGAGCTGGCCGGAATTGTATCCTGGGGCCTTAGCTGCGGAGATCAAAACGTTCCGGCCGGATACGTTGATGTTGCGCAATTTGTCGGCTGGATCCATGAAACGATCGCCGAAAATGATGTAGCCTGA
- the LOC128268722 gene encoding protein FRA10AC1 homolog, which translates to MYHRNLAHLNPYELHKHLINEYILTKPGATKLLERDSSRDKTDHDVIRENHRFLWHSEPVDSWEKELAKKYYDKLFKEYCISDLSRYRENKVALRWRIEKEVVLGKGQFICGDRKCEEQSELRSWEVNFAYLEHGEKKNALVKLRLCPKCSDRLNYRSKKREIKRMKKRERKIKSSKRKKTTDEFRDDPEALSEGEASEGELATEDYHNVPEAETTDKASHSEACPADESNWTKGPDVEEKTREEEFDEYLEDLLL; encoded by the exons ATGTACCACCGGAACCTTGCCCATCTGAATCCGTATGAATTGCACAAACATCTGATTAATGAGTACATCCTCACGAAACCGGGAGCAACGAAGCTGCTCGAGCGGGATTCGTCGCGGGACAAAACCGATCACGATGTTATTCGCGAGAACCATCGCTTCCTGTGGCACAGCGAACCGGTCGATAGCTGGGAAAAGgagttggccaaaaagtaCTACGACAAACTGTTCAAGGAATACTGCATTTCCGACCTGAGCCGCTACCGGGAGAACAAG GTTGCGCTGCGATGGAGAATCGAGAAGGAAGTCGTACTAGGCAAGGGACAGTTCATCTGTGGCGACCGGAAGTGCGAGGAGCAGAGCGAGCTGCGTAGCTGGGAGGTTAACTTTGCGTACCTCGAACAtggcgagaagaaaaacgctCTCGTTAAACTGC GTCTCTGTCCCAAGTGCTCGGACCGGCTAAACTATCGTTCCAAAAAGAGGGAAATTAAACGAATGAAGAAACGTGAgcggaaaataaaatcctctaaaagaaagaaaacaacggaTGAGTTCCGAGATGATCCGGAGGCACTATCCGAAGGGGAAGCATCGGAAGGCGAACTGGCAACGGAAGACTATCACAACGTACCCGAAGCGGAAACCACAGACAAGGCGTCTCATTCTGAAGCCTGTCCTGCGGATGAAAGCAACTGGACGAAAG GACCGGATGTCGAAGAAAAAACTCGCGAAGAAGAGTTTGACGAATATTTGGAAGACCTTCTACTATGA
- the LOC128268723 gene encoding zinc finger protein 287-like: MKMQQEVSDGEISDISEDSAGIEEELESFESQLEKEVSSDNGTRIHAAGEVLESASGPTVRCLEPELEYRCQMCTKSFHELQHLGRHIETHNRWRFRCEQCGAYFKTKSSLNIHQRRHRLERMHRCRVCEKAFVTSTDLQAHVQVHEATAPRYACEVCGKDFGRIYTLRDHMKVHAPDPEHRCDRCERVFAKRRYLLLHERTHLVEDTLRTKSVD; this comes from the exons ATGAAGATGCAGCAGGAAGTTTCCGACGGGGAAATAAGCGATATTTCGGAAGATAGTGCCGGAATTGAGGAGGAATTGGAATCGTTTGAATCTCAGCTCGAGAAGGAA GTCAGTTCCGACAATGGCACACGGATACACGCTGCTGGAGAAGTGCTGGAAAGTGCTAGCGGTCCCACCGTGCGCTGCTTGGAGCCGGAGCTGGAGTACCGGTGCCAAATGTGCACTAAATCATTCCACGAGCTGCAGCATCTCGGGCGGCACATCGAAACCCACAACCGGTGGCGGTTCCGGTGTGAGCAATGCGGGGCATATTTCAAAACGAAATCAAGCCTAAACATTCACCAACGGCGGCATCGACTCGAGCGAATGCACCGCTGCAGGGTTTGTGAGAAAGCGTTCGTCACGAGCACGGATTTGCAGGCTCACGTTCAAGTACACGAAGCAACAGCTCCACGCTATGCGTGTGAGGTGTGTGGCAAAGATTTTGGACGCATCTACACCTTGCGCGATCACATGAAGGTCCACGCACCAGATCCGGAACATCGGTGTGACCGGTGCGAGAGGGTGTTTGCTAAGCGCCGATATTTGCTTCTCCACGAACGGACACACTTGGTGGAGGATACGCTACGCACTAAGTCGGTTGACTGA